CTGGCCTTTCTGAACACTTCCCTAATGGCGCGCTCAGATTCTCCGAcatatttgttgaaaatctcGGGGCCTTTCACTGCAAGGAAGTTGACTCCAGACTCGGTAGCCAAGGCTTTGGCCGTTAACGTCTTGGAACAACCAGGGGGGCCGTACAACAAAACACCCTTGGGAGCTGAAACACTGAGCCTTGAGAATGACTCGGGTGCTTCCAAAGGAAGCTGTATCATTTCCTTCATCTTTAACTTGAGATCCTCCTGGCCGCCGATATCAGACCAATACACTTTGGGCATCTCAAGGAAGATTTCTCTCATAGCGCTAGGGCGGATTTCTGCCATCGCGTCCTCTACATCCCTCATAGTTATCTTCATTTCATCCTTGGTCAAGCTGTGGGATACACCCCGTTGTAGAGTTTTCATTACCGCTTCCCGACACAGTGCAACCAAGTCTGCCCCGACATATCCATGCGTCTTGGAAGCTATCGCCTGGATATCTTCTAAGGTGAGCTCGTGGCGCTTTTCTGAGACTTTTCTAAATTGTTTTAAAAGAATATCGTGCCGAGATTCAACATCAGGTATCCCAATTTCTACCTCTTGATCTAGTCTTCCAGGCCTTCTTAAGGCCATGTCGACAGCATTAGGTCTATTGGTTGCGGctacaacaacaacacGACCTGTACTGCCCATTCCGTCCATTAAAGTAAGCAATGTGGCAACCACGCGGCTTTCGACTTCACCAGAGTCGTCGCTGGTTCGACTTGGAGCTAAGGAGTCGATCTCATCGATGAAAATGATAGAAGGTTGGTAAATACGTGCTTCGTTGAAGATATCTCTCAGCGCTGCTTCTGTTTCACCCAGGTATTTGGACACTATCGAGGGCCCGTTGATAGTCAACACATGAGCATTTGCTTCGCTTGCAACGCACCTTAAAAGCATTGTCTTTCCGGTTCCCGGGGGGCCATGCAATAGTATTCCTCGTGGTGGTGTTACTCCAAAGTCTGCAAACAATGTTGGCTGATGCAGCGGCAGCTCGATGGTACGTTTCAGCAACTCTATCTCTTTCTGAAGGCCACCAACACTGTTATAACTCATCGCCGAAGGCAGGCTGTATTTCGTTGAAGGAGCAGTTTCTGTACTGTAATTGACTTTGCTAGAGCCTTTACGGAAGATCGCAGGAGGCGACAGGTAAAAAATGCTGTTTccagagctggaagagtCGAGTGAAAGTTGCGATATATCGGGTAGGTCTTCGACACACATGTCATTGATATCGAGAATTACTAGATCAAGTTTCAAGTCCTCAGTAACCTGGCGCTCCGGAAACGCCATCCCCGGCATAATAAGGCCACATTCGTCTAGCAACTTTTCAATGCTCTTAGCCGCAGCAGATGGAATCTCGACACCCTGAAGAGACCCAATAGTAACGCTTGAAGCGTATTCGGGCTGCGAAACTATTTTTTTCACCTCTAAGCGGTCGCCGAGAATAAGGTTCCCCACGGCTCTTAGCGGTTCCGAAATCTGTACAACATTATCGGGTTGGGATTCATCTCCAACCTGCGCGATCGCCACAACGCCGTTTTCGCCAACCCTTCCAACGACGCACATACCGGAGTTAGAGATTTCAAGTGCCTCCATAactttcttgctcatc
This is a stretch of genomic DNA from Lachancea thermotolerans CBS 6340 chromosome D complete sequence. It encodes these proteins:
- the AFG2 gene encoding AAA family ATPase AFG2 (similar to uniprot|P32794 Saccharomyces cerevisiae YLR397C AFG2 ATPase of the CDC48/PAS1/SEC18 (AAA) family forms a hexameric complex may be involved in degradation of aberrant mRNAs), which produces MASKASGSSSKKKSSSSSSDEPRAPKFKLPTAFITRPTNKQDDRSISNALMSKKVMEALEISNSGMCVVGRVGENGVVAIAQVGDESQPDNVVQISEPLRAVGNLILGDRLEVKKIVSQPEYASSVTIGSLQGVEIPSAAAKSIEKLLDECGLIMPGMAFPERQVTEDLKLDLVILDINDMCVEDLPDISQLSLDSSSSGNSIFYLSPPAIFRKGSSKVNYSTETAPSTKYSLPSAMSYNSVGGLQKEIELLKRTIELPLHQPTLFADFGVTPPRGILLHGPPGTGKTMLLRCVASEANAHVLTINGPSIVSKYLGETEAALRDIFNEARIYQPSIIFIDEIDSLAPSRTSDDSGEVESRVVATLLTLMDGMGSTGRVVVVAATNRPNAVDMALRRPGRLDQEVEIGIPDVESRHDILLKQFRKVSEKRHELTLEDIQAIASKTHGYVGADLVALCREAVMKTLQRGVSHSLTKDEMKITMRDVEDAMAEIRPSAMREIFLEMPKVYWSDIGGQEDLKLKMKEMIQLPLEAPESFSRLSVSAPKGVLLYGPPGCSKTLTAKALATESGVNFLAVKGPEIFNKYVGESERAIREVFRKARAAAPSIIFFDEIDALSPDRDSGGSTSAANHVLTSLLNEIDGVEELNGVVIVAATNRPDEIDAALLRPGRLDRHIYVGPPDFEARLQILRKSTKDFHLIDSDALLQEFAQKTEGCSGAEVVLLCQEAGLAAIMENLDAEKVDRKHFDKAIAGISRGIDKEMLEYYAEFQSRSGISA